In a single window of the Aminomonas paucivorans DSM 12260 genome:
- a CDS encoding type II secretion system F family protein — protein sequence MPFYRVSASDPTGRTRTLRREAPSEGVLLRTLGDQGYVVLSVRQEAARRTGGGSRPLNLEQHEQFCAALAGFLKSGLPLAQVLGLLERTSSKNQRLGDLYRTLRESVESGRSLAVALKESGLFRPVLLGLVESAEASSKLPEILDRAARLFGDELKLRRKIQSAVTYPLAMLVIGVGVVGFLLTYVVPRLTGLFAEIGAALPLPTRVLLGVAGVVKALAWPVLLGLLLGWLWLRRRGGNVNWPFFRGTRQQLALALVFAHLSTLLKSGIPLVQALELTAPMDRDRNRWRAVAESVRMGYRFSQGLERQGGFPEDLLAVLRIAELGGDLPDSLERLGATCWERSQASLQRLADLAEPAIIVVLGGMVAFVVVAVLLPVFDLSSLIR from the coding sequence GTGCCCTTCTACCGGGTCAGCGCCTCCGATCCGACGGGCCGCACCCGAACCCTTCGGCGGGAGGCTCCCTCCGAGGGGGTGCTGCTGCGCACCCTGGGAGACCAGGGCTACGTGGTCCTCTCGGTGCGGCAGGAGGCGGCCCGAAGGACCGGGGGGGGCTCCAGGCCCCTGAACCTGGAGCAGCACGAGCAGTTCTGCGCCGCCCTGGCGGGGTTCCTGAAAAGCGGCTTACCCCTGGCCCAGGTGCTGGGCCTGCTGGAGCGGACCTCCTCCAAGAACCAGCGGCTGGGGGACCTGTATCGGACCTTGCGGGAATCCGTGGAGTCCGGCCGTTCCCTGGCGGTGGCCCTCAAGGAGAGCGGTCTCTTCCGGCCGGTGCTCCTGGGGCTGGTGGAATCCGCCGAGGCCTCCTCCAAGCTGCCGGAGATCCTGGACCGGGCGGCTCGACTCTTCGGGGACGAGCTGAAACTGCGGCGCAAGATCCAGTCCGCCGTCACCTACCCCCTGGCCATGCTGGTCATCGGGGTGGGGGTGGTGGGGTTCCTGCTGACCTACGTGGTGCCCCGGCTCACGGGGCTGTTCGCGGAGATCGGGGCGGCGCTGCCCCTGCCCACCCGGGTGCTTCTGGGAGTGGCGGGGGTGGTGAAGGCCCTGGCCTGGCCGGTCCTCCTGGGGCTCCTTCTGGGGTGGCTGTGGCTGCGCCGTCGCGGAGGGAACGTGAACTGGCCCTTCTTTCGGGGGACCCGGCAGCAGCTCGCACTGGCGCTGGTGTTCGCCCACCTGTCCACGCTGCTGAAGTCCGGCATCCCCCTGGTCCAGGCCCTGGAGCTCACCGCCCCCATGGATCGGGACCGAAATCGCTGGCGGGCAGTGGCGGAATCGGTGCGCATGGGGTATCGTTTCTCCCAGGGTTTGGAACGGCAGGGCGGTTTCCCGGAGGATCTCCTGGCGGTGCTGCGCATCGCCGAGTTGGGGGGGGACCTGCCGGACTCGCTAGAGAGGCTGGGGGCCACCTGCTGGGAACGATCCCAGGCGAGTCTGCAGCGCTTGGCGGACCTGGCGGAGCCGGCGATTATTGTCGTTTTAGGTGGGATGGTAGCTTTTGTCGTGGTGGCGGTGCTTCTGCCGGTGTTCGACCTCTCCAGCCTGATCCGGTAG
- a CDS encoding Synerg-CTERM sorting domain-containing protein yields MKKKSLFALVAMVVFMATGIAFAVARFVGPADLSAAGDPTAWSIYQSYDAAVPVAGAGEYAFSGVNINLGINSDDNVNDGTTAAGQRRALTVFGDFGVADGAFPAAAPRIFRGLVTSGDNGAAAPALTNYVSVDKFVFNTISTTTIRPVFRFDAQPNAAVPTSSVDIRILDSNGNNVLERVVHLNTNPAVNIDKATSVDVPVTLNVPATVEAAPVAYTLELSWAAGVADGGVTAVGAKRTMTYPILVDRVAAQDADLTTSAFINVNNDADGDFNNALGQRVALHHFTTPQTAPVTTNMGLVPNVNLDGTAANIDFFVRNDGRTTMRKTTGYDGLYSWTNNAGTLRAYRMRTLLGVGTVSTDLFTGFVGRERIAVAAGTWAPKLANGWETTTYNWTSAALPAVATMAFDARTDVANVMIRNAVLANNAAVFNRTTYFPSMDVNVTMAQAQGVTGHVSAPSISAKNVAPVAFEIPVPNPARDDEVYVYPMQVTLRVRAADVDRVWGTTSNKWRTIQNKFANLNATGGLKAFLDAIGPQKVVGGQTYALANVAPAADLPKYFQVRNNATDSEYYISFFMVIADMAKPTGLNDVVAVNNMFIVYDGQKNNVLVDPIYAGEPTTTTPTPTSGPTPTAGPTATPTPGSSSSSGGCSAFGFAPMALLLLAPLALLRKRG; encoded by the coding sequence TTGAAGAAAAAGTCTTTGTTTGCACTCGTTGCCATGGTAGTGTTCATGGCAACTGGGATTGCTTTCGCCGTTGCTCGGTTTGTCGGTCCTGCTGACCTCAGCGCGGCAGGTGATCCGACGGCGTGGTCGATCTATCAGTCCTACGACGCTGCGGTTCCTGTTGCTGGAGCTGGAGAGTATGCCTTCTCCGGGGTTAACATCAATCTTGGTATCAACAGCGACGACAATGTGAATGACGGGACTACTGCCGCCGGGCAGCGTAGGGCGTTGACTGTCTTCGGAGATTTCGGCGTGGCGGACGGTGCATTTCCTGCAGCTGCGCCGCGTATTTTCCGCGGGCTTGTGACCTCGGGAGATAACGGAGCTGCGGCTCCCGCGCTTACAAATTATGTGAGCGTCGATAAGTTTGTCTTTAACACGATTTCCACCACGACAATTCGGCCTGTGTTCCGTTTTGATGCGCAGCCGAATGCTGCAGTGCCTACCTCCTCTGTCGATATCCGCATTCTCGACAGCAATGGCAACAACGTTCTTGAGCGCGTGGTGCATCTCAACACGAATCCCGCCGTCAACATCGATAAGGCGACCAGCGTGGATGTTCCCGTGACTCTTAACGTGCCTGCCACTGTGGAGGCGGCCCCGGTTGCCTATACGTTGGAGCTTTCCTGGGCTGCTGGTGTGGCGGATGGTGGAGTGACCGCAGTCGGAGCTAAGCGGACCATGACCTATCCCATCCTCGTGGATCGGGTTGCCGCTCAGGATGCTGACCTCACCACTTCCGCGTTTATTAACGTCAATAACGATGCCGATGGCGACTTCAACAATGCCTTGGGGCAGAGAGTTGCGCTTCATCACTTTACCACCCCCCAGACGGCTCCTGTGACGACGAATATGGGGCTCGTTCCTAACGTCAATCTGGATGGCACTGCGGCGAATATCGATTTCTTTGTGCGCAATGATGGTCGTACCACGATGAGGAAGACCACTGGGTATGATGGCCTTTACTCCTGGACCAACAATGCGGGCACTCTGCGGGCCTACCGGATGCGTACCCTTCTTGGCGTTGGCACGGTCTCTACGGATCTGTTTACTGGGTTTGTTGGCCGTGAGCGGATTGCTGTCGCTGCCGGTACCTGGGCTCCTAAGCTTGCTAACGGCTGGGAGACCACGACGTATAACTGGACTTCTGCGGCCCTTCCTGCCGTGGCGACGATGGCGTTCGATGCCCGTACCGATGTGGCGAACGTCATGATTCGGAATGCTGTTCTGGCCAACAATGCTGCTGTGTTTAATCGCACGACCTACTTCCCGAGCATGGATGTGAATGTGACCATGGCTCAGGCTCAGGGCGTGACGGGGCATGTTTCCGCTCCGAGCATTTCCGCGAAGAACGTGGCTCCCGTCGCCTTTGAGATCCCCGTGCCCAATCCTGCCCGGGACGACGAGGTGTATGTCTATCCGATGCAGGTGACCCTCCGGGTCCGCGCGGCGGATGTGGACCGGGTGTGGGGCACCACCAGCAACAAGTGGCGGACTATCCAGAACAAGTTTGCGAACCTCAATGCGACTGGCGGACTGAAGGCGTTCCTTGATGCCATCGGCCCCCAGAAGGTGGTTGGCGGTCAGACCTATGCCCTTGCGAACGTGGCTCCTGCTGCGGATCTGCCCAAGTACTTCCAGGTCCGGAACAACGCTACGGATTCCGAGTACTACATCAGCTTCTTCATGGTCATCGCCGACATGGCGAAGCCCACGGGTCTGAACGACGTGGTCGCCGTGAACAATATGTTCATCGTCTACGACGGCCAGAAGAACAACGTGCTGGTGGATCCCATCTACGCTGGCGAGCCCACCACCACGACCCCGACGCCCACCTCTGGACCGACCCCCACGGCTGGCCCCACGGCCACCCCGACTCCGGGCAGCTCCAGCAGCAGCGGCGGTTGCTCCGCCTTCGGGTTCGCCCCGATGGCCCTCCTGCTTCTCGCCCCGCTGGCTCTTCTTCGCAAGCGCGGCTAA
- the relB gene encoding type II toxin-antitoxin system RelB family antitoxin — protein sequence MSALTAVRLGEALEDRLARTARRMNRPRSGLIREALERYLDDLEDYARAVEAWEVHVASGEETLSLEAVKASLGLEA from the coding sequence ATGTCCGCGCTTACGGCAGTTCGTTTGGGAGAAGCTCTGGAGGATCGACTGGCCCGAACGGCCCGTCGCATGAACCGCCCACGAAGCGGCCTCATCCGAGAGGCCCTGGAGCGGTACCTGGACGACCTGGAGGACTACGCCCGAGCAGTGGAGGCATGGGAGGTCCATGTGGCCTCGGGAGAGGAAACCCTTTCCCTGGAGGCCGTCAAGGCCAGCCTTGGCCTGGAGGCTTGA
- a CDS encoding type II toxin-antitoxin system RelE family toxin produces the protein MAWRLEFTPLCARILHKLDPPTARRILEYLEDAVRLPDPRRRGRGLTGPLAGFWRYRVGDYRVLCRLEDARLVVLILEICRRSQGYPPKPTG, from the coding sequence TTGGCCTGGAGGCTTGAGTTCACTCCCCTCTGTGCGAGGATCCTGCACAAACTGGATCCCCCTACCGCGCGGAGGATTCTGGAGTACCTGGAGGATGCGGTCCGTTTGCCGGACCCTCGTCGGCGGGGGAGGGGGCTGACAGGGCCTCTGGCGGGGTTCTGGCGCTATCGGGTGGGAGACTACCGGGTCCTCTGCCGCCTGGAGGATGCGCGCCTGGTGGTCCTGATCCTGGAGATCTGTCGTCGGTCCCAAGGCTATCCTCCGAAGCCGACGGGTTGA
- a CDS encoding nucleotidyltransferase family protein — protein sequence MNLPELTPAQKRLVEELCRRHFVRRLALFGSFARGEGREGSDVDLLVSFLEDREPGLLGLMALQEDLGEAFGRTVDLHTPEDLSRFFRDRVVREAVDLLGLVLR from the coding sequence GTGAATCTGCCGGAGCTGACGCCTGCGCAAAAACGCCTGGTGGAGGAACTCTGTCGCCGACACTTCGTGCGTCGTCTGGCCCTTTTCGGTTCCTTCGCCCGAGGGGAAGGGCGGGAGGGCAGTGATGTGGACCTTCTCGTCTCGTTCCTGGAGGACCGGGAGCCGGGGCTTCTGGGCCTCATGGCCCTGCAGGAAGACCTGGGGGAGGCCTTTGGCCGGACCGTGGATCTCCACACCCCGGAGGATCTGAGCCGTTTCTTCCGGGACCGGGTGGTTCGAGAGGCGGTGGACCTCTTGGGTCTGGTTCTGCGATGA
- a CDS encoding type II toxin-antitoxin system RelE family toxin, which translates to MHRRVLQAILSLAQDPCPPGCKLLRGERRFRIRVGDYRVLYEVRHEVLLILVIRVGHRREVYR; encoded by the coding sequence ATGCACCGTAGGGTTCTCCAGGCTATTCTCTCTCTTGCCCAGGACCCCTGTCCTCCGGGCTGCAAACTTCTTCGGGGAGAGCGGCGGTTTCGGATTCGGGTTGGGGACTACCGGGTTCTCTATGAGGTTCGCCATGAGGTGTTGCTGATCCTCGTGATCCGGGTGGGGCATCGCAGGGAGGTATACAGGTAG
- a CDS encoding DUF3084 domain-containing protein encodes MLDPTAFLPSLSAVPPVPTPPFCGSVAPKGGSVLSAILADLNWELLAVLVAVSAVVAYVGDVVGMRIGKKRISLFGLRPRHTSSVVTALTGVLITLATLMVVSAASETVRTALLGMKFVQRQVTDLTGQLQQNRQDLESLEFRLFQSQEELQKKARALGEVEKRLIQEGAALREAKDRLEEAQSHTKDLEDRRALLEVQLADLQSQKTNLSRSVAKLQGEAKALREGLQQVREGRIAVLAGELLSQLPVEPKERTPRRSLDLLLDRASQGLAARLAKSPEQVSVALDEEERAKALALLSGTADRRVLRLIARSNAVLGETVYGQVQSFRSVVVVKEGEVLAAREVPSGTSPEEAEQILHVLLREVNQKVVRRGVLPDPLRGTVGNLSATEFYDGVERIAESRTSLTVSVLAQKDIYTEGPVAVRIVTKAP; translated from the coding sequence TTGCTCGATCCGACTGCCTTTCTTCCTTCCCTATCCGCCGTTCCCCCGGTACCAACCCCACCGTTTTGTGGTAGCGTAGCCCCGAAAGGGGGGAGTGTTCTGTCCGCCATCCTGGCCGATCTGAATTGGGAACTGCTGGCGGTGCTGGTGGCGGTGAGCGCCGTGGTGGCCTACGTGGGTGACGTGGTGGGCATGCGCATCGGCAAGAAGCGCATCTCCCTTTTCGGCCTGCGCCCCCGGCACACCTCCTCGGTGGTCACGGCCCTCACGGGTGTGCTGATCACCCTGGCCACGCTGATGGTCGTGTCCGCCGCCTCGGAGACGGTGCGCACCGCCCTGTTGGGGATGAAGTTCGTGCAGCGCCAGGTGACGGACCTGACCGGTCAGCTTCAGCAGAACCGGCAGGATCTGGAGAGCCTGGAGTTCCGCCTTTTCCAGAGCCAGGAGGAGCTGCAGAAAAAGGCCCGCGCCCTGGGGGAGGTGGAAAAGCGCCTGATCCAGGAAGGGGCGGCCCTTCGGGAGGCGAAAGACCGCCTTGAGGAGGCCCAGTCTCACACAAAGGACCTGGAGGACCGCCGCGCCCTGCTGGAAGTGCAGCTTGCGGATCTCCAGTCCCAGAAGACCAACCTGTCCCGCTCCGTGGCGAAGCTCCAGGGGGAGGCGAAGGCCCTTCGGGAGGGGCTCCAGCAGGTGCGGGAGGGGCGCATCGCCGTCCTGGCGGGGGAGCTGCTGTCCCAGCTTCCCGTGGAGCCCAAAGAGCGTACCCCTCGTCGGTCCCTGGACCTGCTGCTGGATCGGGCCAGCCAAGGGCTGGCGGCTCGTCTTGCCAAAAGCCCGGAGCAGGTGTCCGTGGCTCTGGACGAGGAGGAGCGGGCCAAGGCTCTGGCGCTCCTCTCCGGCACGGCGGATCGGCGGGTGCTGCGGCTCATCGCTCGGTCCAACGCGGTGCTGGGCGAGACGGTGTACGGCCAGGTCCAGTCCTTCCGCAGCGTGGTGGTGGTGAAGGAGGGGGAGGTCCTGGCGGCACGGGAGGTTCCCTCGGGCACGTCCCCGGAGGAGGCGGAACAGATTCTCCACGTCCTCCTGCGGGAGGTGAACCAGAAGGTGGTGCGTCGGGGGGTGCTCCCCGACCCCCTGCGGGGCACCGTGGGAAACTTGAGCGCCACGGAGTTCTACGACGGGGTGGAGCGCATCGCCGAAAGCCGCACGTCCCTGACGGTCTCCGTGCTGGCGCAGAAGGACATCTACACCGAGGGGCCCGTGGCGGTGCGCATCGTCACCAAGGCCCCCTGA
- a CDS encoding GNAT family N-acetyltransferase: MGSLEGYLTYDSKEAVRPEELQDLYRFTRWGRSRSLEQIERMLAGTSMCFSMRREGKLVAFCRLMTDFVFRGSLWDILVHPDHQGKGVGSALLDYVLDHPAVRSIPLLSTYTSDLVPFLARKGFEPREGALVLQRRPIEYT, translated from the coding sequence ATGGGCTCCCTTGAGGGCTACCTCACCTACGACAGCAAGGAGGCGGTGAGGCCCGAGGAGCTTCAGGACCTCTACCGCTTCACCCGCTGGGGGCGCAGCCGTTCCCTGGAGCAGATCGAACGGATGCTGGCGGGCACCAGCATGTGTTTTTCCATGCGCCGGGAGGGGAAGCTGGTGGCCTTCTGCCGCCTGATGACGGACTTCGTCTTCCGGGGTTCCCTGTGGGACATCCTGGTGCACCCAGACCACCAGGGCAAAGGAGTGGGCAGCGCCCTGCTGGATTATGTGCTGGACCACCCGGCGGTGCGCTCCATCCCCCTCCTTTCCACCTACACCAGCGACTTGGTCCCCTTCCTGGCCCGCAAGGGCTTCGAGCCCCGGGAGGGGGCCCTGGTGCTCCAGCGCCGTCCCATCGAGTACACGTGA
- the metK gene encoding methionine adenosyltransferase, whose protein sequence is MSKERFLFTSESVTEGHPDKLADQISDGVLDAILEQDPMGRVACETLVSTGLVVVAGEITTNCYVDIPKVARNIVKDIGYTRAKYGFDGDTCAVITAIDEQSPDIAQGVDKALEMRESHLTDDQIDAIGAGDQGMMFGFACDETEELMPAPMSLAHKLARRLAEVRRQRVLPYLRPDGKTQVTLEYVDGRPVRVDTIVVSTQHHPAVDAAQIEADVIEHVVRPVVPPQWVERKPRILVNPTGRFVLGGPLADTGLTGRKIIVDTYGGMIPHGGGAFSGKDPTKVDRSAAYMTRYAAVNVVAAGLARSCQIQVAYAIGVAHPVSIMVDTFGTGVLSDEALTALVREHFDFRPAAILRDLELRKPQYRRLAAYGHMGRRDLSPLPAWERTDRAEALRKAAQSRA, encoded by the coding sequence TTGAGCAAAGAACGGTTCCTTTTCACGTCCGAATCCGTGACGGAGGGGCACCCCGACAAACTCGCAGACCAGATCTCCGATGGCGTTCTGGACGCCATTCTGGAGCAGGACCCCATGGGCCGCGTGGCCTGCGAAACCCTGGTGAGCACCGGTCTGGTGGTGGTGGCGGGGGAGATCACCACGAACTGCTACGTGGACATCCCCAAGGTGGCCCGGAACATCGTCAAGGACATCGGCTACACCCGGGCGAAGTACGGCTTCGACGGAGACACCTGCGCGGTGATCACCGCCATCGACGAGCAGTCCCCGGACATCGCCCAGGGGGTGGACAAGGCCCTGGAGATGCGGGAGTCCCACCTGACGGACGACCAGATCGACGCCATCGGCGCGGGGGACCAGGGGATGATGTTCGGTTTCGCCTGTGACGAGACGGAAGAGCTCATGCCCGCCCCCATGTCCCTGGCCCACAAACTGGCCCGGCGGCTGGCGGAGGTGCGGCGCCAGAGGGTGCTGCCCTACCTGCGGCCCGACGGGAAGACCCAGGTGACCCTGGAGTACGTGGACGGTCGCCCGGTGCGGGTGGACACCATCGTGGTGAGCACCCAGCACCACCCGGCGGTGGATGCGGCGCAGATCGAGGCGGACGTGATCGAGCACGTGGTCCGTCCCGTGGTGCCCCCCCAGTGGGTGGAGCGCAAGCCCCGCATCCTGGTGAACCCCACGGGGCGTTTCGTCCTGGGAGGTCCCCTGGCGGACACGGGCCTCACGGGGCGCAAGATCATCGTGGACACCTACGGCGGCATGATCCCCCACGGGGGGGGCGCCTTCTCCGGGAAGGACCCCACCAAGGTGGACCGCTCTGCCGCCTACATGACCCGCTACGCCGCGGTGAACGTGGTGGCCGCGGGCCTGGCCCGCTCCTGCCAGATTCAGGTGGCCTACGCCATCGGGGTGGCCCATCCCGTGTCGATCATGGTGGACACCTTCGGCACCGGGGTCCTCTCCGACGAGGCCCTCACGGCCCTGGTGCGGGAACACTTCGACTTCCGCCCCGCCGCCATCCTGCGGGACCTGGAGCTTCGCAAGCCCCAGTACCGGCGTCTTGCGGCCTACGGACACATGGGGCGCAGGGATCTGTCCCCCCTGCCCGCCTGGGAGCGCACGGACCGGGCGGAGGCCCTTCGCAAGGCCGCCCAGAGCCGGGCGTAG
- a CDS encoding ComF family protein yields the protein MHPWIAPLLHLLWPCSCPVCGRVGEVACPPCLESLVLPLAPHCLLCQGPFPCPRHPRAPGVFPGVLHEGKARELVHLLKYEGWKALGVPMGRALASKLPRLETDLLVPVPLHRGSPRAYNQAAGLARGLASLWGTEVAESLRWTLQRPPQVASDGAARRLPEGALAWARPGPAGRVVLVDDVSTTGETLRAAARAAGAAGWKVAGAVVWTWSPGGCKEG from the coding sequence GTGCATCCCTGGATCGCCCCCCTGCTGCACCTCCTGTGGCCCTGCTCCTGCCCCGTCTGCGGACGGGTGGGGGAGGTGGCCTGCCCACCCTGTCTGGAGTCCCTGGTCCTGCCCCTTGCTCCCCACTGTCTTCTCTGCCAAGGGCCTTTCCCTTGCCCCCGACACCCCCGGGCTCCCGGGGTGTTCCCCGGCGTCCTCCACGAGGGCAAGGCCCGGGAGCTGGTCCACCTGTTAAAATATGAAGGGTGGAAGGCACTGGGGGTTCCCATGGGACGCGCCCTGGCGTCGAAACTGCCCCGCCTCGAAACGGACCTGCTGGTGCCGGTGCCCCTGCACCGGGGCAGCCCCAGAGCTTACAACCAGGCGGCGGGGCTGGCCCGGGGTCTGGCTTCCCTCTGGGGGACGGAGGTGGCGGAATCCCTGCGCTGGACCCTGCAGCGGCCGCCCCAGGTCGCTTCCGACGGGGCGGCGCGGCGCCTTCCCGAGGGGGCCCTGGCGTGGGCCCGTCCCGGCCCCGCGGGGCGGGTGGTGTTGGTGGACGACGTGTCCACCACAGGAGAGACCCTGCGGGCCGCGGCTCGGGCCGCCGGGGCTGCGGGATGGAAGGTCGCGGGGGCGGTGGTCTGGACCTGGAGCCCCGGCGGCTGCAAGGAGGGTTGA
- a CDS encoding MerR family transcriptional regulator yields the protein MPLELVECCICHKAFVRTGGSGVACPRCQGEAEALYGAIRALLRDHGDLQLTAQEVGELLGIEERVVQALVKEGRLELQPLPDGSPRTAGVCPGCGAAVTGGGLCERCRSALREECRAHRRGFL from the coding sequence ATGCCCCTGGAACTGGTGGAATGCTGCATCTGCCACAAGGCCTTCGTGCGGACCGGGGGCAGCGGGGTGGCCTGTCCTCGCTGTCAGGGAGAGGCGGAGGCCCTCTACGGGGCGATCCGGGCCTTGCTTCGGGACCACGGGGACCTGCAGCTCACGGCCCAGGAGGTGGGGGAGCTGTTGGGGATCGAGGAGCGGGTCGTCCAGGCCCTGGTGAAGGAGGGACGGCTGGAGCTGCAACCCCTTCCGGACGGGTCGCCCCGCACCGCCGGGGTCTGCCCCGGATGCGGGGCCGCGGTGACCGGCGGGGGGCTCTGCGAGCGATGCCGCAGCGCCCTTCGGGAGGAATGCCGCGCTCACCGCAGGGGTTTTCTCTAA
- the flgM gene encoding flagellar biosynthesis anti-sigma factor FlgM has product MIDRIQRVYGNQPIERSAPKKRSEGVQGGSSDAVSVSSFARELAQATGELKKLPEARQDRVDDLRRQVEAGTYAPDLKSLASRLVWAGILKTED; this is encoded by the coding sequence ATGATCGATCGCATCCAGAGAGTCTACGGAAACCAACCCATCGAACGCAGCGCCCCCAAGAAGCGCTCCGAAGGGGTGCAGGGGGGGAGTTCCGACGCGGTGAGCGTCAGCTCCTTCGCCCGGGAGCTGGCCCAGGCCACGGGGGAACTGAAGAAGCTCCCCGAGGCGAGGCAGGACCGGGTGGACGACCTCCGTCGCCAGGTGGAGGCGGGGACCTATGCCCCGGACCTCAAATCCCTGGCGTCCCGTTTGGTTTGGGCGGGGATTCTGAAGACGGAGGATTGA
- the flgN gene encoding flagellar export chaperone FlgN — protein MSSGALLETLRVQEGILRELWEVTIRQREALKGERLSALQDQMRELQHLSVRAQAAEVKRGRLSRDLAEELGCDAVLTEICAHLPQEEARSLEEAGADLLGAVGLLRAEMKLLGILMEESRTLNEMMLGEWRRLAEIPMGSGGFDTRI, from the coding sequence TTGAGCTCCGGTGCGCTTTTGGAGACCCTGCGGGTTCAGGAAGGAATCCTCAGGGAGCTTTGGGAAGTGACGATCCGTCAGCGGGAGGCGCTCAAAGGAGAGCGCCTTTCTGCGTTGCAGGACCAGATGAGGGAGCTTCAGCACCTTTCCGTGCGGGCCCAGGCTGCGGAGGTCAAGCGAGGCCGCCTCTCCCGGGATCTGGCGGAGGAGCTGGGGTGCGACGCGGTCCTCACGGAGATCTGTGCCCACCTTCCCCAGGAGGAGGCCCGCTCCCTTGAGGAAGCGGGGGCGGACCTGCTGGGGGCTGTGGGGTTGCTTCGGGCGGAGATGAAGCTTTTGGGGATTCTCATGGAGGAGTCCCGCACCCTCAACGAAATGATGCTGGGGGAGTGGCGGCGCCTTGCGGAGATCCCCATGGGGTCCGGTGGGTTCGATACCCGCATCTAG